Proteins encoded within one genomic window of Lagenorhynchus albirostris chromosome 9, mLagAlb1.1, whole genome shotgun sequence:
- the LOC132526478 gene encoding LOW QUALITY PROTEIN: zinc finger protein 343-like (The sequence of the model RefSeq protein was modified relative to this genomic sequence to represent the inferred CDS: substituted 4 bases at 4 genomic stop codons), with protein sequence MEIRFSSSGKPEPLETDKALKWVEISGFEVVICGNCGLGFNQKSTLFSRQRTLLGGKPYFCSECGRSFSYKSTLITHKRSHTGEKPYLCRECGQTFSQTSNLVTHKMAHSGEKPFACEDCGRSFSQKSILIRHLRTHSGEKPFVCQECWXGFRAKSNLITHQRTHSWEKPYVCRDCGRLFXDKSTLGKHQRFHSGENPHLCNECGQSFSQKSYLVKHKRTHSGEKPFVCLECGQGECGXEFRPKSTLIAHQRTHSGEKPFVCGEXGQGFRQKSQLISHQRTRFGKKAYVCTECGQGFSQKANLVRHELTHSREKSFECIECGRGFGQKAALLRHQRTHSREKPYVCRESERGFTDKVTLSTHQRTHLGQKAYICSKCGEGFRLKSLLIRHRRTHSL encoded by the exons ATGGAAATAAGGTTCAGCTCATCTGGGAAGCCAGAACCTTTAGAAACAGACAAAGCATTAAAGTGGGTAGAAATCTCGGGATTTGAGGTAGTCATTTGTGGAAACTGTGGGCTTGGCTTTAACCAGAAATCAACTCTCTTTAGTCGTCAGAGGACTCTCTTAGGAGGAAAGCCTTATTTCTGCAGTGAGTGTGGCCGAAGCTTTAGCTATAAATCAACTCTCATCACACACAAGAGATCACATACGGGGGAGAAGCCTTACCTCTGCAGAGAGTGTGGGCAAACCTTCAGCCAGACGTCAAACCTAGTCACACACAAGATGGCGCACTCTGGGGAAAAGCCCTTTGCATGTGAGGATTGTGGGCGAAGCTTTAGCCAGAAGTCAATCCTCATCAGACACCTTCGAACACACTCAGGGGAGAAGCCCTTTGTGTGCCAGGAGTGTTGGTGAGGCTTCAGGGCTAAGTCAAACCTTATCACACACCAGAGGACTCACTCGTGGGAGAAGCCTTACGTCTGCAGGGACTGTGGGAGGCTTTTTTGAGATAAATCCACTCTCGGCAAACACCAGAGATTTCATTCAGGGGAGAATCCTCATTTGTGCAATGAATGTGGCCAGAGCTTTAGTCAGAAGTCATATCTCGTTAAACACAAGAGGACACACTCAGGAGAGAAGCCTTTTGTGTGTCTGGAGTGTGGGCAAGGC GAATGTGGGTGAGAATTTAGGCCTAAGTCTACTCTCATTGCACATCAGAGGACACACTCAGGAGAGAAGCCTTTTGTGTGTGGGGAATGAGGGCAAGGCTTTCGACAGAAGTCACAACTCATCAGTCATCAGAGGACACGCTTTGGGAAGAAGGCTTATGTTTGCACTGAGTGTGGACAAGGTTTTAGCCAGAAAGCAAATCTAGTCAGACACGAGCTGACCCACTCCAGGGAGAAGTCCTTTGAGTGCATTGAGTGTGGGCGAGGCTTTGGCCAGAAAGCAGCCCTCCTAAGACATCAGAGGACACACTCACGGGAGAAGCCCTATGTATGCAGGGAGAGTGAGCGGGGCTTCACTGATAAGGTGACCCTCAGCACTCATCAGAGGACACACTTGGGGCAGAAGGCTTATATTTGCAGTAAGTGTGGGGAAGGCTTTCGGCTGAAATCACTCCTCATTAGACACAGGAGGACTCACTCGTTGTAG